From one Catharus ustulatus isolate bCatUst1 chromosome 1, bCatUst1.pri.v2, whole genome shotgun sequence genomic stretch:
- the NXPH1 gene encoding neurexophilin-1 encodes MQAVYWYAVLLLQPTLYLVTCANLTNGGKTELLKSGSSKSTLKHIWTESSKDLSISRLLSQTFRGKENDTDLDLRYDAPETYSEQDLWDWLRNSTDLQEPRPRAKRRPIVKTGKFKKMFGWGDFHSNIKTVKLNLLITGKIVDHGNGTFSVYFRHNSTGQGNVSVSLVPPTKIVEFDLAQQTVIDAKDSKSFNCRIEYEKVDKATKNTLCNYDPSKTCYQEQTQSHVSWLCSKPFKVICIYISFYSTDYKLVQKVCPDYNYHSDTPYFPSG; translated from the coding sequence gttACCTGTGCAAATTTAAcaaatggaggaaaaacagaacTTCTAAAATCAGGAAGCTCCAAATCCACACTAAAGCACATATGGACAGAAAGTAGCAAAGACTTGTCCATCAGCCGACTGCTGTCACAGACTTTTCGTGGAAAGGAAAATGATACAGATTTGGACCTGCGATACGATGCCCCAGAAACTTATTCTGAGCAAGATCTCTGGGACTGGCTGAGGAACTCCACAGATCTGCAAGAACCTCGGCCCAGAGCAAAGAGACGGCCCATCGTCAAGACTGggaaatttaagaaaatgtttgGCTGGGGAGATTTTCATTCCAACATCAAGACTGTGAAGCTAAATCTGTTAATAACAGGAAAAATCGTTGACCATGGCAATGGGACGTTTAGTGTTTACTTCAGGCATAACTCCACTGGTCAAGGGAATGTATCTGTGAGCCTAGTGCCCCCTACAAAAATAGTGGAATTTGACTTGGCACAACAGACAGTGATTGATGCCAAAGATTCCAAGTCCTTTAACTGTCGAATTGAGTATGAAAAGGTTGACAAGGCTACCAAGAATACACTCTGCAACTATGACCCTTCAAAAACCTGTTATCAGGAGCAGACCCAGAGCCACGTGTCATGGCTCTGCTCCAAGCCCTTTAAAGTAATCTGTatttacatttccttttatAGTACAGATTATAAACTAGTACAGAAGGTGTGTCCTGATTACAACTACCACAGTGACACACCCTACTTCCCTTCAGGGTGA